The Methanobacterium formicicum genome has a window encoding:
- a CDS encoding cobalt-precorrin-8 methylmutase, with amino-acid sequence MKPTFMGASTKQGYEIAAKSREIVRSLIDEKTKDLTSEERSIVERIVHSTADPEYADITRMSSDFVQQSLEAVSQGKDILTDISMVKAGINKYPGNIYCYISDERAIRLAREQEITRAAAAMELAAVEGFEGVVVIGNAPTALWKVMELVEAGSMNVKSVIGVPVGFVGAAESKKALAETLIPHLVTEGPKGGTPVAVAAINSLINISRNER; translated from the coding sequence ATGAAACCAACATTCATGGGCGCATCTACCAAACAGGGATATGAGATTGCTGCTAAAAGTAGAGAGATTGTACGGTCTCTCATTGATGAAAAAACCAAGGATCTGACGTCTGAGGAACGATCTATAGTGGAGAGGATAGTTCACTCTACAGCGGACCCTGAATATGCGGATATAACCCGGATGAGTTCGGATTTTGTTCAGCAGAGTCTGGAAGCAGTTTCCCAGGGCAAGGATATTCTGACGGATATCAGTATGGTGAAGGCCGGTATAAACAAATATCCGGGAAACATCTACTGTTACATCAGTGATGAACGAGCGATCAGGCTTGCCCGAGAACAGGAAATCACCCGGGCGGCAGCAGCCATGGAATTGGCAGCAGTCGAAGGTTTTGAGGGAGTGGTGGTTATTGGAAACGCACCCACTGCACTGTGGAAGGTAATGGAACTGGTTGAGGCAGGTTCAATGAATGTTAAGTCTGTTATTGGTGTTCCAGTTGGATTTGTGGGTGCGGCAGAATCCAAAAAAGCCCTGGCAGAGACTCTAATCCCCCATCTGGTCACTGAAGGTCCTAAAGGTGGCACTCCAGTAGCTGTGGCTGCGATTAACTCTTTAATTAATATTTCAAGAAATGAAAGGTGA
- a CDS encoding RDD family protein has protein sequence MEEFWGGRLAALIVDVIFITLLMWVLTATIYPLIAWTNLYSVFNYWLILWGLLTVLYFMVMEGKWSTTLGKGLFKLKVQYREGEMDYKKALLRNISKFLWIPLVVDLAVGSSRSKDGKERYLDRLAGTRVIKVE, from the coding sequence ATGGAGGAATTTTGGGGTGGAAGACTGGCTGCTTTGATAGTTGATGTGATTTTCATCACGCTACTTATGTGGGTTCTGACTGCTACTATCTACCCGTTAATCGCATGGACCAATCTATACTCAGTTTTCAATTATTGGCTTATATTATGGGGATTGCTGACCGTCCTGTACTTCATGGTAATGGAAGGGAAGTGGTCCACAACCCTGGGTAAAGGTCTGTTCAAGCTAAAAGTCCAGTACAGGGAGGGGGAAATGGATTATAAAAAGGCACTCCTGAGGAATATCTCTAAATTCCTGTGGATCCCCCTGGTGGTTGACCTGGCCGTAGGATCTTCCCGGAGTAAAGATGGAAAAGAGAGATATTTGGATCGACTCGCCGGGACCCGGGTAATTAAAGTAGAATAA
- the hemL gene encoding glutamate-1-semialdehyde 2,1-aminomutase produces MKSEDLFKDAKNYLPGGVDSPVRAIKPYPFFALKGEGPRLFDVDGNSYLDYCLAYGPLVLGHSYPPVMEAVGQQLLRGSAYGVPTEAEVNLAREVVKRVPCAEMVRFVNSGTEATMSAIRLARAVTGKKKIIKFEGAYHGAHDYVLVKSGSGAVGLPDSPGVPEETTRNTVLVPFNDEEAITNLVEQEKDEIAAIILEPVMGNVGCIPPQKGFLEFLRKITSENDIILIFDEVITGFRIASGGAQEYFGVTPDLVTMGKILGGGFPMGAFAGKRELMERIAPQGDVYQAGTFNGNPISITAGMETLKNLDKDYYRESESKGLQMRRGLGDILEDAALEYQVAGLSSMFQIYFTPTKVWDYAQAKTADVEKFNTYFRTLLANEVFIPPSQFECCFISAAHTPNDIELTLEAMEKGIKAAEK; encoded by the coding sequence ATGAAATCTGAAGATCTATTTAAGGATGCTAAGAATTATCTTCCCGGAGGGGTTGACTCCCCGGTAAGGGCCATTAAACCCTATCCTTTCTTTGCCCTTAAGGGAGAAGGACCCCGCCTGTTCGACGTGGATGGAAATAGTTACCTGGACTACTGCCTGGCCTACGGGCCACTGGTACTAGGCCACTCTTATCCACCAGTGATGGAAGCCGTTGGCCAGCAACTTCTCCGGGGCTCGGCTTATGGTGTTCCCACAGAAGCAGAAGTGAACCTGGCCCGGGAAGTGGTAAAACGGGTACCCTGTGCGGAAATGGTCCGTTTTGTAAATTCGGGAACAGAAGCCACCATGAGTGCCATACGCCTGGCCAGGGCAGTCACCGGGAAAAAGAAAATAATTAAATTTGAAGGTGCCTACCACGGCGCTCATGACTACGTACTGGTTAAATCCGGATCCGGAGCCGTAGGATTGCCTGACTCTCCAGGAGTCCCGGAAGAAACAACCAGAAACACAGTACTGGTACCATTCAACGATGAAGAAGCCATTACCAACCTGGTGGAACAGGAAAAGGATGAAATTGCTGCCATCATCCTGGAACCAGTAATGGGTAACGTGGGTTGCATACCCCCACAGAAAGGTTTTCTGGAATTTTTACGGAAAATAACCAGTGAAAATGATATAATACTAATCTTTGATGAGGTTATCACTGGATTTAGGATAGCCTCGGGAGGTGCCCAGGAATACTTTGGTGTAACCCCAGATCTGGTAACCATGGGAAAAATTCTGGGAGGTGGATTCCCCATGGGTGCCTTTGCAGGTAAAAGAGAATTAATGGAACGCATTGCCCCACAGGGAGATGTTTATCAGGCAGGAACCTTCAACGGAAACCCCATATCAATCACGGCAGGTATGGAAACACTTAAAAATCTGGACAAAGACTACTACCGTGAATCAGAATCTAAGGGACTTCAAATGCGACGGGGCCTGGGAGATATCCTGGAAGATGCTGCCCTGGAGTATCAGGTAGCGGGACTATCCTCCATGTTCCAGATATACTTCACTCCCACCAAGGTGTGGGACTATGCCCAGGCTAAGACCGCGGATGTGGAGAAATTCAACACCTACTTCCGGACACTACTGGCCAATGAGGTATTCATTCCCCCATCACAGTTCGAATGCTGCTTCATATCTGCAGCACACACCCCAAATGATATCGAGTTAACACTGGAGGCTATGGAAAAGGGAATCAAAGCTGCGGAAAAATAA
- the hypE gene encoding hydrogenase expression/formation protein HypE, with product MKIGMSHGAGGEIMQGLISDIILGNIKNKSVNGGVGLEALDDGATIPLGEYEIVISTDSHTIDPLFFPGGDIGRISMAGTVNDVAMMGARPLAIANAMVISEGFNVDDLERIVQSMDEVCQETGVAIVTGDTKVMENDKLDKLIISTTGIGIAPKNAITPDSGLKVGDKVILTGSVGDHGISLMSYREGFGFETDLKSDVAPVWGMVEAALDIGGVHAMKDPTRGGMANALNEMAEKSGVGMFLDEEKIPVKREVIAASEMLGIDPYEVANEGKVIMGVAPEKADEILEAIRKNKYGKDAQIIGEVTRDKHVILETMMGGKRILEAPIADPVPRVC from the coding sequence ATGAAAATCGGAATGTCACATGGGGCTGGCGGAGAAATAATGCAGGGCCTCATTTCAGATATAATTCTGGGAAACATAAAAAACAAGAGTGTCAATGGTGGAGTAGGCCTGGAAGCCCTGGATGATGGAGCTACCATTCCCCTGGGTGAATATGAAATCGTGATAAGCACCGACAGCCATACCATCGATCCATTATTCTTCCCAGGAGGAGATATTGGCCGGATATCCATGGCCGGTACAGTTAATGACGTGGCCATGATGGGTGCCCGTCCCCTGGCCATAGCCAATGCCATGGTAATCAGTGAAGGATTTAACGTGGACGACCTGGAACGTATTGTCCAGTCCATGGATGAAGTATGCCAGGAAACAGGTGTGGCTATTGTAACCGGGGATACCAAGGTAATGGAGAATGACAAACTGGATAAGCTGATCATTTCCACCACAGGGATTGGTATTGCACCTAAAAATGCCATCACTCCTGACTCTGGACTAAAAGTAGGGGATAAAGTGATCCTCACCGGAAGTGTGGGAGACCATGGAATATCCCTTATGAGCTACCGGGAAGGATTCGGCTTTGAAACTGACCTTAAATCTGATGTAGCCCCAGTATGGGGTATGGTGGAGGCTGCCCTGGATATTGGGGGAGTGCACGCCATGAAGGACCCTACCAGGGGTGGAATGGCTAACGCTCTCAATGAAATGGCTGAAAAATCGGGTGTGGGTATGTTCTTGGATGAAGAAAAGATACCAGTTAAACGGGAGGTTATTGCCGCCTCAGAAATGCTGGGAATTGACCCCTACGAAGTGGCCAACGAGGGAAAGGTCATAATGGGGGTGGCCCCGGAGAAGGCCGATGAAATCCTGGAAGCTATCCGCAAAAACAAGTACGGTAAAGATGCCCAGATAATTGGTGAGGTAACCAGGGACAAACACGTGATTCTGGAAACCATGATGGGTGGTAAACGGATACTGGAAGCACCCATAGCTGATCCAGTTCCCCGGGTTTGTTAA
- a CDS encoding DUF5654 family protein, which produces MKGQAQEVKGQVLQTIATLLTTAFGLIAALAWNEAIKALIAQFLPKGSDLMGLLIYAVLITIIAVVATIIIGRAISQPEEVQLVKIVE; this is translated from the coding sequence ATGAAAGGACAGGCACAGGAAGTTAAAGGACAGGTACTTCAGACCATAGCCACACTACTCACCACCGCGTTTGGATTAATCGCAGCACTGGCATGGAACGAAGCAATAAAGGCACTGATAGCACAATTTCTTCCAAAAGGAAGCGATTTGATGGGGTTACTCATCTATGCAGTTTTAATTACCATAATAGCAGTGGTAGCAACTATAATAATCGGTAGAGCCATATCCCAGCCAGAAGAGGTTCAGCTGGTTAAAATTGTGGAATAA